Proteins from one Syntrophaceae bacterium genomic window:
- a CDS encoding GMC family oxidoreductase — MKPASGQREEYDVIVVGSGVSGAAVARSVAAQGGRVLLLERGGRVNRMGNTLTVMRVLERCGLTRSREMNLVTFADSLGGASNLSAGCAMPPPLSVLSGFGIDLSIEAGEVRRELGIAELPDRLIGEANFRLMDAAASTGLPWRKMEKFIDPETCVEGCSDCMLGCRRGAKWTARAWVDDAVRSGADLKMGTRVDRVICEGGSAAGVEGKRHGRAVRYRGKAVVLSAGMSDVHLLRRAGIREAGKGFCCDWLQFVGGVVPGMSTYSAHPMAVGTTDLHESEGIIILPVFPNWSQFAVLIASKGFQHFTKLREFRNYTGIMVKVQDETEGEIYPGGSFSKPITLLDRKRLDKGVDLIRKVLRKAGAREDSILALNPIGAHPSASCRIGEVVDASLETRIQNLYCCDAGVLPRAMGAPLIWTLAALGKRLGTHLGRRLSLAAGSRAA; from the coding sequence GTGAAACCGGCATCCGGACAGCGTGAGGAGTACGACGTCATCGTCGTCGGTTCAGGCGTATCCGGGGCCGCCGTCGCCCGGAGCGTGGCGGCGCAGGGCGGCCGGGTGCTCCTGCTGGAGCGGGGGGGACGGGTGAACCGGATGGGGAACACCCTGACGGTCATGCGGGTTCTTGAAAGGTGCGGCCTGACCCGCAGCAGGGAGATGAACCTTGTCACGTTCGCCGATTCCCTGGGCGGCGCCTCCAATCTTTCCGCCGGATGTGCCATGCCTCCGCCGTTGTCGGTCTTGTCCGGGTTTGGAATCGACCTGTCCATCGAAGCCGGGGAGGTCCGCAGGGAACTGGGCATCGCCGAGCTTCCGGACCGTTTGATCGGCGAGGCGAATTTCCGCCTCATGGACGCCGCGGCATCCACCGGTCTTCCCTGGCGGAAGATGGAAAAATTCATCGATCCCGAAACGTGCGTCGAGGGCTGCAGCGACTGCATGCTGGGCTGCCGCCGAGGCGCCAAGTGGACAGCCCGGGCCTGGGTGGATGATGCGGTCCGTTCCGGGGCGGACCTGAAGATGGGCACTCGTGTGGACAGGGTTATCTGCGAAGGCGGCTCGGCCGCCGGCGTAGAGGGAAAGCGGCATGGGCGAGCCGTCCGGTACCGGGGGAAAGCGGTGGTCCTCTCGGCGGGCATGTCCGATGTCCACCTGCTCCGGCGGGCGGGCATCCGGGAAGCGGGCAAGGGATTCTGCTGCGACTGGCTCCAGTTCGTCGGCGGCGTCGTCCCGGGGATGAGCACGTACAGCGCCCACCCCATGGCCGTGGGAACCACCGACCTCCACGAGTCCGAGGGCATCATCATCCTGCCGGTTTTCCCCAACTGGTCGCAGTTTGCCGTGCTCATCGCCTCGAAGGGATTCCAGCACTTCACGAAGCTCCGGGAGTTCAGGAATTACACGGGGATCATGGTGAAGGTGCAGGACGAGACGGAGGGTGAGATCTATCCGGGCGGATCCTTCTCCAAGCCTATCACCCTGCTTGACCGCAAGCGCCTCGACAAGGGGGTGGACCTGATCCGGAAGGTTTTGAGGAAAGCCGGGGCCCGGGAAGACAGCATCCTGGCCTTGAACCCCATCGGCGCCCACCCCTCGGCCTCCTGCCGTATCGGCGAAGTGGTGGATGCCAGCCTTGAGACCAGAATCCAGAATCTGTACTGCTGCGATGCCGGCGTTCTGCCCCGGGCCATGGGAGCACCGCTCATCTGGACCCTGGCCGCTCTGGGAAAGCGCCTGGGAACCCATCTCGGCCGCCGCCTGTCTCTGGCTGCCGGATCCCGCGCCGCCTGA